From Megalobrama amblycephala isolate DHTTF-2021 linkage group LG24, ASM1881202v1, whole genome shotgun sequence, the proteins below share one genomic window:
- the LOC125260187 gene encoding protein NYNRIN-like isoform X1, which produces MMTFLGMTGFSADWIEEYAIKTAPLRAMMKQVGHQNLGAKLVWDTEALIAFETLKKELQTAPVLATPDYGKVFHLYVADRKDGYASAVLMQETCSGRKKQPLAYYSTKLDSVAQGYPPCYQQGLAAVYFAYDKASTVTMGYPVIIYTHHKVAELLEKGRFVLTQARGLTYSSLLTYPDITIKRCTTTNPANFIPLEGEGTPHECVTESLAFTRLRPDLESIPISDANVDYFVDGSCFRDHLGNHAGFAVVKREGDDFIPVLLKHCEQPCSAQLAELRALTEACLLAKDQVANIYTDSAYAHGVCHLFGAVWKQRGFKKSDGTPIQHGDQITKLISAMMYPTRLAIIKCQAHKKGNDFVIKGNNAADTFAKQASGCQLSVMAPSVLIQPVPTLEHISEMQNRAPPYEVAIWQQRGATRDANGLWRSHEGFMIAPNPLLTILITDAHGFAHCARGEILKKIKRQGFWSPYMQQRVDEYLSECEVCAQNNVRRGTATPLGSIPVPEGPFKHLVLDYVDMIKSVRGKRYMLVIIDRFSRWVEAEPSADQGAKTVIRFLTREVIPRFGIPSQISSDNGSAFIQRTVKTVIQQLRIKQRLGCIYHPSSQGIVERANGTLKAKLNKICADTKLNWVDALPLALMSYRMQTNRVTNLTPHEMLTGRLTPAPHLRGPYEGPPLEQLETEIRAYMRQLTSIHEAIHTQEQNRGQERRKRHPVQCSLEIRSI; this is translated from the coding sequence ATGATGACCTTTTTAGGTATGACAGGGTTTAGTGCTGATTGGATTGAAGAATATGCAATAAAAACAGCCCCATTAAGGGCAATGATGAAACAAGTTGGTCATCAAAATCTCGGAGCAAAACTTGTATGGGATACTGAGGCACTGATTGCctttgaaacattaaaaaaggaGCTCCAAACTGCTCCTGTACTTGCTACGCCAGACTATGGTAAGgtatttcatttatatgttgCTGATAGAAAAGATGGCTATGCTTCAGCAGTATTAATGCAAGAGACATGTAGTGGCAGGAAAAAACAACCACTTGCTTACTATAGCACCAAATTGGATAGTGTAGCCCAAGGCTACCCACCATGCTATCAGCAAGGCTTAGCGGCTGTATATTTTGCTTATGACAAAGCATCCACTGTGACAATGGGCTACCCAGTCATTATATATACCCACCACAAGGTGGCTGAACTGTTAGAAAAAGGAAGATTTGTTTTGACACAGGCAAGAGGCCTTACGTATTCTAGCCTGTTAACATATCCTGACATTACTATCAAACGATGTACAACAACAAATCCAGCAAACTTCATCCCTTTGGAGGGAGAAGGAACCCCACATGAGTGTGTGACAGAATCTCTGGCTTTCACTCGATTGAGACCAGATTTGGAATCAATTCCAATTTCTGATgcaaatgttgactattttgTTGATGGATCATGTTTTAGAGATCATTTGGGGAACCATGCTGGATTTGCAGTTGTAAAAAGAGAAGGAGATGACTTTATCCCGGTCTTACTCAAACATTGTGAACAGCCATGCTCAGCACAATTGGCAGAATTACGGGCACTTACTGAGGCATGTCTATTGGCAAAAGATCAAGTAGCAAACATCTATACTGACTCTGCATATGCACATGGAGTATGCCATTTATTTGGAGCAGTATGGAAACAAAGAGGGTTCAAAAAGAGTGATGGAACACCAATCCAACATGGAGACCAAATTACTAAATTGATCTCGGCTATGATGTACCCAACAAGGTTGGCTATCATTAAATGTCAGGCACATAAGAAAGGTAACGATTTTGTAATTAAAGGTAATAATGCTGCGGACACTTTTGCAAAACAGGCCTCAGGGTGTCAGTTGTCTGTGATGGCACCATCAGTTTTAATCCAACCGGTTCCAACTCTTGAGCACATAAGTGAAATGCAAAACAGAGCACCCCCTTATGAAGTAGCAATATGGCAACAACGAGGAGCCACAAGAGATGCTAATGGACTTTGGCGCTCTCATGAAGGATTCATGATAGCTCCAAACCCACTGTTGACAATTTTAATCACGGATGCGCATGGGTTTGCCCATTGCGCAAGGGGGGAGatcttaaagaaaataaaaagacagGGATTCTGGTCACCCTATATGCAACAAAGAGTAGACGAGTACTTAAGTGAATGTGAAGTCTGTGCACAAAACAATGTTAGAAGAGGAACAGCAACACCACTAGGCTCAATACCAGTTCCAGAGGGGCCTTTCAAACACCTAGTACTAGATTATGTGGACATGATTAAATCTGTAAGGGGGAAAAGATACATGCTAGTGATAATAGATCGATTTAGTAGATGGGTGGAAGCAGAACCCTCAGCAGATCAAGGAGCTAAAACAGTAATCAGATTTTTGACCAGAGAGGTTATCCCAAGATTTGGCATACCATCCCAGATTAGTTCTGACAATGGCTCAGCCTTCATTCAAAGAACAGTAAAGACAGTAATACAACAGCTACGAATCAAGCAGAGATTAGGCTGCATATACCACCCTTCCTCCCAGGGTATTGTTGAGCGTGCCAATGGCACCCTCAAGGCCAAACTCAACAAGATTTGTGCAGATACAAAACTTAACTGGGTAGATGCGTTACCCCTTGCCCTTATGAGTTACCGCATGCAAACTAACAGAGTGACAAATCTGACTCCCCATGAGATGTTGACAGGGAGACTCACGCCTGCGCCTCATTTGAGAGGCCCGTATGAAGGACCGCCCCTAGAACAGCTTGAGACTGAAATAAGGGCCTATATGAGACAATTGACTTCCATACATGAAGCCATACATACTCAGGAGCAAAACAGGGGCCAAGAGAGGAGGAAGAGGCACCCTGTCCAGTGCTCCCTGGAGATCAGGTCTATTTGA
- the LOC125260187 gene encoding uncharacterized protein LOC125260187 isoform X2 — MRGQDDAPQAGETGEEGLDIDPAADVPAESAATDPEPSGDQSPEAGPSTSEQPRPNGFLTELQGIDLPTADSGSPASYLPGLNITGDFPTLNQKTLRKSSEVIQLKMINSTQGTVVNRSIRKRAADLNDTDYEGLGYDMALEMHKEKLLDIAYHKEWYKWAEYTAKQSKRKTCLLCSPSPLKKLTVVPDEYSFAHCARFYSNHCVNISGRVAPYCPAECLALLGSKYYHRYYEQEYWGDECRKLDVRIDLRRRETPSNYVFDQTLIYECFNKSKGDVDYGSFQGQCGIIWHLDRDMYENPNVHKAFSRIYATATVNINMTVITTKEACENATLAFPIIDQFEAIDEAIADHFWICGGKRLRATLPKGWKGICARVRLAQEVVMVDWDPDDETPSQHVTPGHRAKRAYKPDPNVVIDAIGQPRGIPHEFKARDEVKSGFESIFVWITPNKNAEWINYIYYNQQRFINYTDDALMALGEQLKYTSKMTWQNRQALNWLLAEKGGVCVMFGIDCCTFIPNNTAPDGSFTKAMKKLKSLRTEVTENAGRDRKIGEWFDSLFGSWKEWLVKVGVIVAVAVGIFVLLFCCVLPFLRSMMAGAAAKQMVNVSVKQSGIDIGCTTTTGVYPIGPGLDELDEFP, encoded by the coding sequence ATGCGGGGACAAGATGACGCCCCACAAGCAGGTGAAACTGGGGAGGAGGGTCTTGACATTGATCCTGCTGCTGATGTACCTGCTGAATCAGCTGCCACTGATCCAGAGCCGTCAGGTGACCAATCTCCTGAGGCAGGACCCTCCACCAGTGAACAACCTCGGCCAAATGGATTCCTCACCGAACTCCAAGGTATTGACCTACCCACTGCAGACAGCGGATCCCCAGCCAGTTACCTCCCAGGTCTCAACATCACAGGAGACTTTCCCACCCTCAATCAAAAGACCTTGAGGAAATCATCGGAAGTGATCCAACTCAAAATGATTAATTCAACTCAAGGTACTGTTGTAAATAGATCTATAAGGAAACGAGCTGCAGACCTGAATGACACTGACTATGAAGGATTAGGGTATGATATGGCTTTAGAAATGCACAAAGAAAAACTGTTGGACATTGCTTATCACAAAGAGTGGTATAAGTGGGCAGAATATACTGCCAAACAATCAAAGAGAAAGACTTGTTTGTTGTGCTCGCCATCTCCCTTAAAAAAGTTAACAGTGGTACCTGACGAATATAGCTTTGCACACTGTGCCAGATTTTACTCGAATCACTGTGTAAATATATCAGGGCGAGTTGCTCCTTATTGCCCTGCAGAGTGTCTGGCATTACTGGGAAGTAAATACTATCACAGGTACTATGAGCAAGAATATTGGGGAGATGAATGTAGAAAATTAGATGTAAGAATTGACCTAAGGCGAAGAGAAACTCCCAGTAACTATGTCTTTGATCAAACCTTAATATATGAATGCTTCAACAAGTCAAAAGGGGATGTAGATTACGGAAGCTTTCAAGGACAGTGTGGAATAATTTGGCACTTAGATAGGGACATGTATGAAAATCCAAATGTACATAAAGCATTTAGTAGAATATATGCTACAGCTACTGTAAATATTAACATGACAGTTATTACAACTAAAGAAGCCTGTGAAAATGCCACGCTAGCCTTCCCAATAATAGATCAATTTGAAGCAATAGATGAAGCAATTGCTGATCACTTTTGGATATGTGGAGGCAAACGACTAAGAGCCACCTTACCAAAGGGGTGGAAAGGGATATGTGCTAGAGTAAGACTAGCTCAAGAAGTAGTAATGGTTGATTGGGACCCAGATGATGAAACACCAAGCCAGCATGTAACTCCCGGGCATAGAGCCAAAAGAGCATACAAACCAGATCCTAATGTGGTAATAGACGCAATAGGCCAGCCTAGAGGCATACCACATGAATTTAAAGCAAGAGATGAAGTGAAATCAGGATTTGAGTCTATATTTGTTTGGATAACCCCAAATAAGAATGCTGAATGGATTAACTACATTTACTATAATCAGCAAAGGTTTATTAATTACACAGATGATGCTCTGATGGCTCTGGGAGAACAATTGAAATACACCAGTAAAATGACCTGGCAGAACAGGCAAGCGCTGAATTGGTTACTCGCGGAAAAAGGCGGGGTTTGCGTGATGTTTGGAATTGACTGTTGTACCTTTATCCCAAACAATACAGCACCTGACGGATCCTTTACCAAAGCCATGAAGAAGCTAAAGAGTCTGAGAACAGAAGTCACTGAAAATGCTGGAAGAGACAGAAAAATTGGAGAATGGTTTGACTCTCTCTTTGGCTCATGGAAAGAATGGCTGGTAAAGGTGGGAGTAATAGTAGCAGTTGCTGTTGGAatctttgtgttgttgttctGTTGTGTGTTACCTTTTCTCAGATCAATGATGGCAGGTGCAGCAGCCAAGCAGATggtgaatgtgtctgtaaaacAATCTGGGATTGACATTGGATGCACCACGACAACTGGAGTGTATCCAATAGGTCCAGGTCTGGATGAGCTGGACGAATTCCCATGA